From the genome of Adhaeribacter pallidiroseus:
GTCTACGACCGCCAAGGCTGGCACCCCATGCCTTACCTGAACCAGGGCGAATTTTACAGCGAATACGGCAAATTTGATGTTTCGATCACCTTGCCCGATAACTATATTATGGGCGCTACCGGAGTACTTCAAAATCCAGAAGAACAAGCCCGCATGGATTCTTTAGCTACGGCTACGGCTAATAAAACTACTTTCTCCACCGATTTATCTTTTCCGGCTTCGGTTAGCCGCACCAAAACCTTGCGTTTTGTACAAGATAACATTCATGATTTTGCCTGGTTTGCCGATAAGCGTTTTAACGTACTAAAAAGTGCGGTAATCCTGCCTCGTTCCGGTCAAACGGTAACTACCTGGCTCCTTTTTTTAAATAAAGATGCCGCTACCTGGGTAAATAGTCTAAAAGATATTAACCAGGCCGTAAAATACTACTCAGAGTGGGTGGGCGAATACCCTTATGCGCACGCTACCGCCGTAGATGGTGCTTTAAGTGCCGGTTCGGGTATGGAATACCCTATGGTTACCGTTACTGACCCGGAAGCTATTATTCATGAAGTGGGCCATAATTGGTTTTACGGAATTTTAGGCAGCAACGAGCGCGAGTATGCCTGGATGGATGAAGGCATTAATTCATATTACGAATTCCGGTTAAACGAGCTGGAAAATCCGGATTACAGTCAATTTGAACCAATCGTAAAAAATAAGAAAATCCGAAAAGTTTTTGGTTTAGAAAACATTCATGCCAATAATTTAAACTTACTCTTGTACCAAATGGTAGGTAGCCGCAGTTTAAGTCAGCCGGTACAATTGCCTGCCGCGGCTTATACCAATACTAACTACGGAGCCATTGTGTACCTGAAAACCGGCATGTTATTTAAATACCTGGCGGCTTACCTGGGTCAGGAAAAGTTTGATGGCGCCATGCACGCGTATTATCAAAAATGGCAGTTTCGCCACCCCTACCCCGCGGATTTGCAAACCGTGTTGGAGCAGGAAAGTGGCGAGAAATTAGATTGGTTTTTTAAAAACTTGATTCAAACAACTTCTCCGGTAGATGCCGCAATTAAAAATGTAACATCGATTAATAACCAATGGCAGGTTACCGTGCAAAACAAAGCTTCTTTCCCGTTTCCGGTGCCAGTTGCTGCTGTTGATGCGCAAGGTAACATTCTGGAACAACAATGGGTAGGTCCCTTGGTACACGACGAGCAGGTAATTTTTAAAAATGCAAATCAAGCCGTAAAAATTGTAATCGATCCGGACCAGGTACTACCCGAAATTAACCGCAGCAATAATCAAGTTAAGTTAAATCAACCTTTTCCGGCCCAAGAAAAACTCCGGTTACAGTTTCTGGCCGGCATCGAACAACCCGACCGGAAGCAACTGTATTACTTACCCGTAATAGGCGCGAACACCCAAGACAAGTTTATGCTGGGACTGGCTATTTACAACAGTTCTTTAATTCAGAAAAAAGTAAATTACGTGCTGATGCCGATGTACAGTTTTAATCAAAATCAATTAAATGGTACCGGAACCATCAACCTGAATATACTGCCCCGGAAAAATATGGGCAGTACCCTCTTTAGTTTTCAGGTGGCCCGATTTGAAAAATTTAAAAAATACGAACCTTCGCTTACTTTTAATCTTGCCAGAACCAGTGTGTATTCTCCGGACCAGCAATTGCGTTTCAGTTCTACCCACGTAAGTACTCCCATTCAACTGCCCCTGAATAATCCGGATGTTAATTTTGAATATAATTTTGCCTACACCATTCCGTCAGTTCAGTACCGCATCTCGTCGAAAAATGCTATAAAAAGAATTTCGGCCCAGGCCGTAATAGACGTTTTGGTAGTAAACCGGAACAGTACTACCGCCAGTACCCCCGTGCTCGGCAAATTGACGCTGGAATATGATCGGCAATACCGACCGGGTAAATGGTTGCAGTCCCGCTTTTTTGCAGGTAAATTTTTCGGCGATCGACCGGTGGGGTTGGGCTACGATCAATTTCGGTTAGGTTTAAGCGGTAGCCAGGATTACAAAAAAGAAACGATTTTCCTGGACCGGTCGCAACGTAGTTCTTCGCTAACTGCGTTTATACACCAAACCGACAACCAAGATGGTGCTTTTAAAAATTATCTGCCCGTGTACGCCGACCGGTGGCTTACTTCTGTAAACCTCCTAATGGATTTGCCCATTTCGCCATTAAGCTGGTACGGCGATGCTGGCTTGGCTTCAGTTTCGGCTAGTAGCATTCAAACCAAGTCTGGTAATAATTTTTATTACGGGATTGGTTTTGCAGTAAAAGGGGGCAAGTTATTGCAATTTTATTTTCCGGTAGTCGGCAGCAATTACCAAAACGGTCTGCCAACTAGTTTTAAAGATTTCACCCGTAATATCCGGTTTACCTTAAATGTATCAGCCTACAATCCCTTTCGGTTTCTTACCAACACTTTAAAGTAATGGCCCGTTCCTGTTTGCTTTACGGCTTAATAATAAGTATTCATGTATGTTTAGCAGGATGTAAAACCAATTACGACCGTTTACCGGCTTTTACCGATAGAAAATACCTGCAGGCAATAGTAGAAATACCAGCTGGTACCAATCAGGTAATTAAATACAACGCTAAAAAGCAGGAATTTGAGAATGTTACGGAACAAGCTATACGCTACTTGCCTTATCCGGGAAATTTTGGTTTTATACCGTCTACCAGAACGCCAGGTGAGCAAGCCGGCGATGAACAGCCTATTGATATCTTCGTCCTCGCG
Proteins encoded in this window:
- a CDS encoding M1 family metallopeptidase — encoded protein: MIKTFIGLVLGLLPLNLLAQAYWQQEVNYTIQVTLNDQQHTLTATEEIEYTNHSPDQLSFIYFHLWPNAYQNRQTALGKQLLQQNKSDFFFAAPDQRGYITGLDFKINGQLVKVEPDPKHLDICKLLLPAPLLPNQSITITTPFTVKLPNSFSRLGHLGQSYQITQWFPKPAVYDRQGWHPMPYLNQGEFYSEYGKFDVSITLPDNYIMGATGVLQNPEEQARMDSLATATANKTTFSTDLSFPASVSRTKTLRFVQDNIHDFAWFADKRFNVLKSAVILPRSGQTVTTWLLFLNKDAATWVNSLKDINQAVKYYSEWVGEYPYAHATAVDGALSAGSGMEYPMVTVTDPEAIIHEVGHNWFYGILGSNEREYAWMDEGINSYYEFRLNELENPDYSQFEPIVKNKKIRKVFGLENIHANNLNLLLYQMVGSRSLSQPVQLPAAAYTNTNYGAIVYLKTGMLFKYLAAYLGQEKFDGAMHAYYQKWQFRHPYPADLQTVLEQESGEKLDWFFKNLIQTTSPVDAAIKNVTSINNQWQVTVQNKASFPFPVPVAAVDAQGNILEQQWVGPLVHDEQVIFKNANQAVKIVIDPDQVLPEINRSNNQVKLNQPFPAQEKLRLQFLAGIEQPDRKQLYYLPVIGANTQDKFMLGLAIYNSSLIQKKVNYVLMPMYSFNQNQLNGTGTINLNILPRKNMGSTLFSFQVARFEKFKKYEPSLTFNLARTSVYSPDQQLRFSSTHVSTPIQLPLNNPDVNFEYNFAYTIPSVQYRISSKNAIKRISAQAVIDVLVVNRNSTTASTPVLGKLTLEYDRQYRPGKWLQSRFFAGKFFGDRPVGLGYDQFRLGLSGSQDYKKETIFLDRSQRSSSLTAFIHQTDNQDGAFKNYLPVYADRWLTSVNLLMDLPISPLSWYGDAGLASVSASSIQTKSGNNFYYGIGFAVKGGKLLQFYFPVVGSNYQNGLPTSFKDFTRNIRFTLNVSAYNPFRFLTNTLK
- a CDS encoding inorganic diphosphatase — protein: MARSCLLYGLIISIHVCLAGCKTNYDRLPAFTDRKYLQAIVEIPAGTNQVIKYNAKKQEFENVTEQAIRYLPYPGNFGFIPSTRTPGEQAGDEQPIDIFVLAESQPSGTVLEVVPIGILFLERDGLPDPKIIAVPAKPTQQIIVAEDYATFLRKYPEIKEIITEWFRHANPSQKVRIIGWKNEKFAEDYIRRHLL